A genomic window from Arvicola amphibius chromosome 5, mArvAmp1.2, whole genome shotgun sequence includes:
- the Ier3ip1 gene encoding immediate early response 3-interacting protein 1, protein MAFTLYSLLQAALLCVNAIAVLHEERFLKNIGWGTDQGIGGFGEEPGIKSQLMNLIRSVRTVMRVPLIIVNSITIVLLLLFG, encoded by the exons ATGGCCTTCACGCTGTACTCCCTGCTGCAGGCGGCCCTGCTGTGCGTGAACGCCATCGCTGTGCTGCACGAGGAGCGCTTCCTCAAGAACA TTGGCTGGGGAACAGACCAGGGAATTGGCGGATTCGGAGAGGAGCCAGGAATTAAATCTCAACTCATGAACCTGATTCGGTCTGTACGAACAGTGATGAGAG TGCCATTGATAATAGTAAACTCAATTACTATtgtattgcttttgttatttggCTGA